One genomic window of Anguilla anguilla isolate fAngAng1 chromosome 13, fAngAng1.pri, whole genome shotgun sequence includes the following:
- the LOC118210841 gene encoding neuronal acetylcholine receptor subunit alpha-4-like, with translation MSLANCFHVLGMLISFHPASVCTHVHMKAHAEERLLQTLLTHYNKLSRPVANTSDVVLVHFGLSIAQLIDVDEKNQMMTTNVWVKQEWNDYKLRWNPQEYENVTSVRIPSELIWRPDIVLYNNADGDFAVTHLTKAHLFHDGRIKWVPPAIYKSSCSIDVTFFPFDQQNCKMKFGSWTYDRAKIDLVSMASNVDQMDYWESGEWVIVNAVGTYNSKKYECCTEIYPDITYSFIIRRLPLFYTINLIIPCLLISCLTVLVFYLPSDCAEKITLCISVLLSLTVFLLLITEIIPSTSLVIPLIGEYLLFTMIFVTLSIIITVFVLNVHHRSPRTHTMPHWVRRVFLDLIPHYLFMKRPSTVCKDSCKKLIEMMHKKVSQTSRWAEMEAEPALPVPQPNAWDAPARSPSPSLYLHVEERLPKTQLLSPSPSSQYSILLEEPPLQECFSPSPPPGIPCSLSPDGPRGHPKVRSLSVQHALCERELPQGVSRCRSCSIQYCCLHEEASQSAGLQRDSPAKEAPCGTTHLKPTMPSDGLSTVTGGQDQHLFLMSPSMKLAIEGVQYIADHLRAEDADFSVKEDWKYVAMVIDRIFLWMFIIVCVLGTVGLFLPPWLAGMI, from the exons ATGTCTCTCGCTAATTGTTTTCACGTGTTGGGCATGCTGATATCTTTTCATCCAGCATCAG TCTGCACCCACGTGCACATGAAGGCACATGCAGAAGAGAGGCTCCTGCAGACCCTGCTGACCCACTACAACAAGCTGTCCCGTCCGGTCGCCAACACATCCGACGTGGTGCTGGTGCACTTTGGGCTTTCCATCGCCCAGCTCATCGATGTG GATGAGAAGAACCAAATGATGACCACCAATGTCTGGGTCAAACAA GAGTGGAATGATTACAAGCTACGATGGAACCCCCAAGAATATGAAAATGTCACCTCTGTTCGTATTCCATCTGAACTTATCTGGAGGCCAGACATTGTGCTTTATAATAA TGCGGATGGAGATTTTGCCGTGACCCACCTGACCAAAGCTCACCTGTTCCACGATGGCAGAATCAAGTGGGTGCCCCCCGCCATCTACAAGAGCTCCTGCAGCATAGACGTCACCTTTTTCCCCTTTGACCAGCAGAACTGCAAGATGAAGTTCGGCTCCTGGACTTACGACAGGGCCAAAATCGACCTGGTGAGCATGGCCAGCAACGTGGACCAGATGGACTACTGGGAGAGCGGGGAGTGGGTGATAGTGAATGCGGTGGGGACCTACAACTCCAAGAAATATGAGTGCTGCACAGAGATCTACCCAGATATCACCTACTCCTTCATCATCAGGAGGCTTCCACTCTTCTACACAATCAACCTGATCATCCCCTGCCTGCTCATCTCCTGCCTGACCGTGCTGGTCTTCTACCTGCCGTCGGACTGCGCAGAGAAGATCACGCTCTGCATCTccgtcctcctctccctcaccgTCTTCCTGCTCCTCATCACTGAGATCATCCCCTCCACTTCGCTGGTCATCCCGCTCATCGGCGAGTACCTGCTCTTCACCATGATCTTTGTCACCCTCTCCATCATCATCACCGTCTTCGTGCTCAACGTCCACCACCGCTCACCGCGCACGCACACCATGCCACACTGGGTCCGCAGGGTCTTCCTGGACCTCATCCCCCACTACTTGTTCATGAAACGGCCCTCCACCGTCTGCAAGGACAGCTGCAAGAAGCTCATAGAGATGATGCATAAGAAGGTGAGCCAGACGTCCCGTTGGGCGGAGATGGAGGCCGAGCCCGCCCTCCCTGTCCCGCAGCCCAACGCCTGGGACGCCCCGGCACGCTCCCCGTCCCCAAGCCTCTACCTCCATGTGGAGGAACGCCTCCCAAAGACGCAGCTGCTGTCCCCGTCCCCTTCCAGCCAGTACTCCATTCTCCTGGAGGAACCTCCCCTGCAGGAGtgcttctccccctctccgccccccgGCATCCCGTGCAGCCTGTCCCCGGACGGGCCTCGGGGTCACCCGAAAGTGCGCTCCCTCAGCGTCCAGCACGCCCTCTGCGAGCGCGAGCTTCCCCAGGGCGTGTCCCGCTGCCGTTCCTGCAGTATCCAGTACTGCTGCCTGCATGAGGAGGCCTCCCAAAGCGCCGGGCTCCAGCGCGACTCGCCAGCCAAGGAGGCGCCCTGCGGCACGACCCACCTCAAACCAACCATGCCCTCCGACGGGCTCTCCACGGTGACTGGCGGCCAGGATCAGCACCTCTTCCTGATGTCCCCCTCCATGAAGCTGGCCATCGAGGGCGTCCAGTACATTGCAGACCACCTCAGGGCAGAAGATGCTGACTTTTCT GTGAAAGAAGACTGGAAGTATGTGGCGATGGTCATTGACAGGATATTTCTGTGGATGTTTATAATTGTGTGCGTTCTGGGAACTGTTGGACTGTTTCTTCCTCCTTGGTTGGCAGGAATGATCTAG
- the arfrp1 gene encoding ADP-ribosylation factor-related protein 1 isoform X1, translating to MYTLLSGLYKYMFQKDEYCILILGLDNAGKTTFLEQTKTKFSRNYKGMSLSKITTTVGLNIGTIDVGKARLMFWDLGGQEELQSLWDKYYAESHGVIYVIDSTDEERLSESKEAFEKMISSEVLEGVPLLVLANKQDVENCLSVPDIKTAFSDCAPKIGKRDCLVQPCTALTGQGVNEGIDWMVKCVVRNIHRPPRQKDIT from the exons ATGTACACCTTATTATCGGGTCTCTACAAATACATGTTCCAGAAGGATGAGTACTGCATTCTGATTCTCGGATTGGACAATGCAGGAAAGACG ACATTTCTGGAACAGACCAAGACTAAATTCAGCAGAAATTACAAAGGGATGAGCTTGTCCAAGATCACAACCACAGTGGGTCTAAACA TTGGCACAATAGATGTAGGCAAGGCACGGCTAATGTTCTGGGATCTTGGAGGACAGGAGGAGTTGCAGTCGCTATGGGATAAA TATTATGCAGAATCCCATGGAGTGATTTACGTGATTGACTCCACTGATGAAGAGCGCCTGTCAGAATCAAAAGAGGCCTTCG agaaaatgatCAGCAGTGAAGTATTGGAAGGAGTTCCTCTTCTCGTGCTCGCCAACAAACAGGATGTGGAA AACTGTTTATCAGTCCCAGACATTAAAACGGCCTTCAGCGACTGCGCTCCGAAGATTGGGAAACGGGATTGCCTTGTACAGCCGTGCACAGCCCTCACAGG GCAGGGCGTAAACGAAGGCATCGATTGGATGGTGAAGTGCGTGGTCAGGAACAtccaccgcccccccaggcAGAAGGACATAACATAG
- the arfrp1 gene encoding ADP-ribosylation factor-related protein 1 isoform X2, whose translation MYTLLSGLYKYMFQKDEYCILILGLDNAGKTTFLEQTKTKFSRNYKGMSLSKITTTVGLNIGTIDVGKARLMFWDLGGQEELQSLWDKYYAESHGVIYVIDSTDEERLSESKEAFEKMISSEVLEGVPLLVLANKQDVEMKMAPRNINRRKGTDKILKSTELLH comes from the exons ATGTACACCTTATTATCGGGTCTCTACAAATACATGTTCCAGAAGGATGAGTACTGCATTCTGATTCTCGGATTGGACAATGCAGGAAAGACG ACATTTCTGGAACAGACCAAGACTAAATTCAGCAGAAATTACAAAGGGATGAGCTTGTCCAAGATCACAACCACAGTGGGTCTAAACA TTGGCACAATAGATGTAGGCAAGGCACGGCTAATGTTCTGGGATCTTGGAGGACAGGAGGAGTTGCAGTCGCTATGGGATAAA TATTATGCAGAATCCCATGGAGTGATTTACGTGATTGACTCCACTGATGAAGAGCGCCTGTCAGAATCAAAAGAGGCCTTCG agaaaatgatCAGCAGTGAAGTATTGGAAGGAGTTCCTCTTCTCGTGCTCGCCAACAAACAGGATGTGGAA atgaaaatggctcCAAGAAACATCAACAGAAGAAAGGGAACAGATAAAATTTTAAAGAGTACTGAGCTTCTTCATTAG